In Choloepus didactylus isolate mChoDid1 chromosome X, mChoDid1.pri, whole genome shotgun sequence, a genomic segment contains:
- the CCDC22 gene encoding coiled-coil domain-containing protein 22: protein MEEADRILIHSLRQAGTAVPPDVQTLRAFTTELVVEAVVRCLRVINPAVGSGLSPLLPLAMSARFRLAMSLAQACMDLGYPLELGYQNFLYPSEPDLRDLLLFLAERLPTDASEDADQPAGDSAILLRAIGSQIRDQLALPWVPPLLRMPKLQHIQGSALQKPFRTSRLAMPELSSRGEPREFQGSPLLLPVPAQVPQPAGRAASLLEHHAIQLCQHTGQDHPGDEDWLRRAHRLPPQEDTWAQWQRLQKHLAEHLRQSWAPLGVPTQARDLGELLQAWGAGARTGAPKGSRFMHSEKFTFQLEPEAQAAQVSDVPATSRRPEQDMWAAQEQELESLREQLEGVNHNIEEVEADMRTLGISLGQVETECRQSKLSTVEQEQALRLKSRAVELLPDGAANLAKLQLMVESSAQRVIHLAGQWEKHRVPLLAEYRHLRKLQDRRELESSRRLAEIQELHQSVQAAADEARRKEEVYKQLVSELETLPRDVSRLAYTQRILEIVGNIRKQKEEITKILSDTKELQKEINSLSGKLDRTFTVTDELVFKDAKKDDAVRKAYKYLAALHENCSQLIQTIEDTGTIMREVRDLEEQIETEMGKKTLSNLEKIQEDYRALRQENASLLGRVREA from the exons ATGGAGGAGGCGGACCGAATCCTCATCCATTCCCTGCGCCAGGCCGGCAC GGCagttcctccagatgtgcagACCCTGCGGGCCTTCACCACTGAGCTGGTTGTAGAGGCCGTGGTCCGCTGCCTGCGTGTGATCAACCCTGCCGTAGGCTCTGGCCTCAGCCCCCTGCTGCCTCTTGCCATGTCCGCCCGGTTCCGCCTGGCTATGAGCCTGGCCCAGGCCTGCATG GACCTGGGCTATCCCTTGGAGCTTGGCTATCAGAACTTCCTGTACCCCAGTGAGCCTGACCTCCGGGACCTGCTTCTCTTCTTGGCTGAGCGTCTGCCCACTGATGCCTCTGAGGACGCAGATCAGCCTGCAG GTGACTCAGCTATTCTCCTTCGAGCCATTGGGAGCCAAATCCGGGACCAGCTGGCCCTGCCCTGGGTCCCACCCCTCCTTCGAATGCCCAAGTTGCAGCACATCCAG GGCTCGGCCCTCCAGAAGCCTTTCCGGACCAGCAGGCTGGCCATGCCCGAGCTGAGTTCCAGAGGAG AGCCACGTGAGTTCCAGGGGAGTCCCCTGCTGCTGCCCGTCCCTGCCCAGGTGCCCCAGCCGGCGGGGAGGGCAGCCTCGCTCCTCGAACACCATGCCATCCAGCTCTGCCAGCATACGGGCCAGGACCACCCAGGGGATGAGGACTGGCTACGCCGAGCTCACCGCCTCCCACCCCAG GAGGATACATGGGCTCAGTGGCAGCGGCTGCAGAAGCACCTGGCTGAGCATCTGCGCCAAAGCTGGGCCCCGCTGGGGGTCCCCACACAAGCCCGAGATCTGGGGGAGCTGCTGCAGGCCTGGGGAGCTGGGGCCAGGACCGGGGCTCCCAAGGGCTCCCGCTTCATGCATTCCGAGAAGTTCACCTTCCAACTG GAGCCTGAGGCCCAGGCAGCGCAGGTGTCAGATGTGCCAGCGACTTCCCGGCGGCCTGAACAG GACATGTGGGCAGCTCAAGAACAGGAGCTCGAGTCCCTTCGGGAGCAGCTGGAGGGTGTGAATCACAACATTGAAGAGGTTGAAGCTGACATGAGGACTCTGGGAATCAGCCTTGGGCAG GTGGAGACCGAGTGTCGGCAGAGTAAGCTCAGCACCGTGGAGCAAGAGCAGGCCCTGCGCTTGAAGAGCCGGGCGGTGGAGCTGCTGCCCGATGGGGCTGCCAACCTCGCCAAGTTGCag CTCATGGTAGAGAGTAGTGCCCAGCGGGTCATCCACTTGGCGGGGCAGTGGGAAAAGCACCGGGTCCCGCTCCTTGCTGAGTACCGCCACCTGCGGAAGCTCCAGGATCGCCGGGAG CTGGAATCATCTCGACGGCTAGCAGAGATCCAGGAGCTGCACCAGAGTGTTCAAGCAGCTGCTGATGAGGCCCGCAGGAAGGAGGAGGTCTACAAGCAGCTG GTGTCGGAGCTGGAGACTCTGCCCCGAGACGTGTCCCGGCTGGCCTATACCCAGCGCATCCTAGAGATTGTGGGCAACATCcggaagcagaaggaagagatcaCTAAG ATCCTGTCTGATACCAAGGAGCTACAGAAGGAAATCAACTCCCTCTCTGGGAAACTGGACCGGACGTTCACGGTGACTGATGAGCTCGTGTTCAAG GATGCCAAGAAGGATGATGCTGTTCGGAAGGCCTACAAGTACCTGGCTGCCCTGCATGAG AACTGCAGCCAGCTTATCCAGACCATTGAGGACACAGGCACTATCATGCGGGAGGTTCGAGACCTTGAGGAGCAG ATTGAGACAGAGATGGGCAAGAAGACGCTCAGCAACCTGGAGAAGATCCAGGAGGACTACCGAGCCCTACGCCAGGAGAACGCCAGCCTCCTAGGCCGGGTCCGTGAGGCCTGA